Part of the Desulfobacterales bacterium genome is shown below.
TTACCATCCCCAATGAAAAGATAGTGAACTCCGCGCTAGAAAATATCGGAAAAAGACCGAACCTGCGCTGGATGACCAACATAACCATCACCTATGACACCCCGCCGGAGAAAGTGGAAAGAGCCGTTGAAATTATCCGCAATCTTCTGGATCATCATGAAGGCATGAACGAGGCGTTGCCGCCGAAGGTTTATTTTAACGGGTTCAATGACTGGAGCCTGAATATTTTTGTCATCGCATGGTACCATCCCCCGAACTGGTGGGATTATCAGGAATGGCTGCAACGAACCTGCCTTGAAATTCTGAAACAGTTCAATGCCGAGGGCATTGAGTTTGCTTTCCCATCCAGTACCGTTTATGCGGCAAACGATGATAAACGGCAGCTGAAGCTGAAACTGATTAAGGGTGAGGGGTCAGAAGTCAGAAGTCAGAAGTCAGAGGACTGAGGACTGAATAAAAAAAGCACCAACTTGTGCGGGTGTAGGGGTGGCCCCCCGTGTCCGCCCGTCGGGTAAAGGGGCCCGTCAACCAACCCAATTTCACAAGCCGGGAGAAACAGCCCATGACGAGAATTATTAATAAAATATCGAAAAAAAGAGGGCTTGCACCGGGAGCACTTGTCCATGTCGGCGAAAAAAAAACCGAACATGCCCAGATATCTCTGATTCGTTATGGCGAAGGCCAGATTGAAGAAAAAGTTCTCGAAAGGATTGATGATTATCTGCCGGTCCAATCCGAATCTGGCACAAAATGGATCAATGTAAACGGGATTGATGATGCCCGGATCATCGACCGCATCGGTCAGTTGTTTCATATCCATCCGCTGACCCTCGAGGATGTGATGAACAGCGGACAAAGGCCCAAGACAGAGGATTTTGATGACTATCTGTATGTCGTGTTCAAGATGCTGTATTTTGACGAAACAGAAAACGAGGTGATTGCAGAACAGGTGAGCCTGGTTTTTGGAAAGGATTATATCCTGTCCTTTCAGGAGGTTGAAAAGGATGTATTTTCCAGTGTCCGGGACCGGATTCGAAAAGGAAAGGGCCGGATTCGGAATGCCGGAACGGATTATCTGGCGTATTGTCTGATAGACGCCGTTGTGGATCAGTATTTTACCATTCTGGAGGTGATCGGCGAAAAAATTGAATGCCTGGAAGAAGAGATTATTTTTGCTCCCGCTGCCGGTACAATAGAAAACATTCATGAATTAAAACGGGAGATGATATTGATGAGAAAACAGATCTGGCCCATGAGAGAGATGGTCAATAACCTTGCCAGAGCGGATACGGATCTGGTGGATGACACCACCCATGTTTATCTTCGCGATGTTTATGACCATACGATCCAGATTATCGATACCATCGAGTCCTATCGGGATATTCTTTCCGGAATGCTCGATATCTATCTTTCTACCTTGAGTAACAAAATGAATGAGGTCATGAAGGTTCTGACCATCATCGCCACCATATTCATCCCCATCACGTTTGTGGCCGGAGTCTACGGAATGAATTTTAAATACATGCCCGAGCTTGAATGGCGGTGGGGATATCTCTCGGTATGGCTGGTAATGTCGGCCATTATCCTGGTGATGCTTCTGTTTTTCAAAAAAAAAACCTGGCTCTAACTTCAGGGTTCGATCATAAATTCGACCACGTTGGCGAGTACTCCGTCCCGCTCATTCATGGCATCTTTTCCCCGGCTCGCGCAATGTCGTACGCCGGGAACGGGCGGGACTCTGCGGCTACACTCCGGCACTATGGCCGAAGTTATGAGCGAGTCCGGAAAAAAGGACTGAGTGCCTGAGGGGTGGGAGCTTTGCGCCCTTGTTTGAGGATGTTATAAGATAAAAGCTTCTTGTTTTTTATCTTTTGCCTCAAGCGAAGTACTCCTCAAGCGATAGCGCTCCTCAGTCCGCCCGCAAGGGCGCTAATCCGCTAACCCATTCTTCAGATATGAGGGAGGTTCCCATTACAGACAATCCGCCTTCTCAGCTCTGGAACTTTATCCGTTTGGATCAGTATAAGAAGCCACCGGAACCGGCGGCGCAAGCCGTGCGAGGCAGGTTTTCTAAATTTGTGGAACAAATCCACCGAAAACCTGTCAAAGAAGAACCTTTTAAATTGGAACAGCATCTCAGATCGGCCCCGTCCCGCCTTAAAGATAAAGCCGCCCCGGAACCGGACTGGACTGAATGCGCAACCTCCTTGAATTCGTCGTTGGACGAGTGGCTTCAGAACCGGCAGAGCGAAACTCTCCTCCGGGTTTTTTTGAAAGTCCCATACAGTGGACTCACACAGGCGCTTGTCATCTGGGCAAAGCAAAGCAATTTTCGAATCATCGAAGCGCCGGTGCCGGAGCAGTTAATACACGGCAAGGGATATGATGTTTCCGGACAGATTGATAATTCAGGGAATCTGTTGGTGATTCCCTGCCTTGAACGGTTTTTTCTTCGCCATTTCAACGGCCTGTCAATGATCCGGCAGCTGATTGACAGCGTTTTATCCTGTTCCTGCCCCTGCCTCATCGGCTGCGACAGCTGGGCCTGGGCTTACCTGTCCAAAGCGTTGGGTGTGGACAGGCTTTTTCCTGTACCTTTTGTCCTTGAAGCATTTGATCAGGAAAAACTTCAACAGTGGTTTTGCAGGCTTGCCTGCGGTGCCGGGGGCGATCGCCTCGTCTTTAGACAATCGAATAATGGAAACTATGTTCTCCCCCTTAAAGCGGAGCATCAGCAAGAAGAATCAGCCGATCATGCTTCCCCTACAGAATCAAGCAATTTTCTGATTCACCTGGCAGCATACAGCCGCGGGATTGCCGGCATCGCATGGGATATCTGGCGATACAGCCTGAGATATGGTCCGGATGAAGAACGGACCGATCTGGAAACCGACAGTTTGTTTAAACAAACCATATGGGTGGACCCATGGTCCCAGCTCACCTTGCCGGCAGTTTCAGATGGCGTAACGCATGATGAGTTGCTTGTGCTTCACTGTCTGATGATTCACGGGGAGCTCGATGCCCGGCTGCTGGCGAATTTGCTGCCGATGTCTGACAGCGATGTGATGCAGGCGATCATGTATCTGCGATCAAAAGGATTGATTTATCAGAATAAAAACCGATGGTATGCAACGGCAATCGGATATCCGGCGGTACGGCGGTTTCTGAGTAATGAGGGATACCTGGTGGACTCGATTTAGGGGAAAGCGGTCAGAGGCCAAAAGGATGGAACGGGCGACATTTCGTAGCTTCGATAAGTGAGGATCGCTATGGAAAATAACACCACGCTGCTTGAATTGCTTGCTGAATTTAATATGGTCAACATTTTTACGGTTTTGTTCATTATCGGTTCAGCCTGGCTGATTATTTTTCTTATGGAGCGGCTCATTCCCTGGTTTGCGGAGAAAGTTCCCGGACGAAAACGGCTCCTGATTCTCTCCTCGGTGCCGTTTTTAAGGCTGCTTGTCATGATACTGGCCGTTGGGCTGATCATTCCGATTGTGATCAAGCCCACCTTGCAGAATCTTGTGGCGATATTCGGCGTCGCAGGGCTGGCACTCGGTTTTGCTTTCAAAGACTATGTCAGCAGTCTGATTGCAGGAATTGTAACCATTTATGAACAGCCTTACCGCCCCGGCGACTGGGTGAAAATTGACGGGGCATATGGAGAGGTAAAATCCATCGGGTTGAGAACACTGAAAATGGTGACGCCTGATGATACCGTGGTCATCATTCCACACACGAAAATATGGAATACCAACATTTTTAATGCCAATTCCGGACACAGGGATCTCCAATGTATCGCCGATTTTTATCTTCATCCTGCCCATGATGCCGGTAAGGTCAGACAGAAATTGTATGATGTGGCATTGACCAGTCCGTACACCATGCTGGAAAAGCCGGTCGTCGTGATGGTTTCAGAAAAGCCATGGGGGACGCATTATCGGTTGAAAGCCTATCC
Proteins encoded:
- the corA gene encoding magnesium/cobalt transporter CorA, with product MTRIINKISKKRGLAPGALVHVGEKKTEHAQISLIRYGEGQIEEKVLERIDDYLPVQSESGTKWINVNGIDDARIIDRIGQLFHIHPLTLEDVMNSGQRPKTEDFDDYLYVVFKMLYFDETENEVIAEQVSLVFGKDYILSFQEVEKDVFSSVRDRIRKGKGRIRNAGTDYLAYCLIDAVVDQYFTILEVIGEKIECLEEEIIFAPAAGTIENIHELKREMILMRKQIWPMREMVNNLARADTDLVDDTTHVYLRDVYDHTIQIIDTIESYRDILSGMLDIYLSTLSNKMNEVMKVLTIIATIFIPITFVAGVYGMNFKYMPELEWRWGYLSVWLVMSAIILVMLLFFKKKTWL
- a CDS encoding mechanosensitive ion channel, producing the protein MENNTTLLELLAEFNMVNIFTVLFIIGSAWLIIFLMERLIPWFAEKVPGRKRLLILSSVPFLRLLVMILAVGLIIPIVIKPTLQNLVAIFGVAGLALGFAFKDYVSSLIAGIVTIYEQPYRPGDWVKIDGAYGEVKSIGLRTLKMVTPDDTVVIIPHTKIWNTNIFNANSGHRDLQCIADFYLHPAHDAGKVRQKLYDVALTSPYTMLEKPVVVMVSEKPWGTHYRLKAYPVDGRDQFRFISDMTVRGKAALTRMDVKWVSQCCLTSF